A genomic region of Echeneis naucrates chromosome 24, fEcheNa1.1, whole genome shotgun sequence contains the following coding sequences:
- the LOC115037944 gene encoding sterile alpha motif domain-containing protein 12-like, protein MGLSKRVSLWTVQEVLQWLQEQHPSQMGTLHKAIIKHDISGRVLLRLKDRHLELLGVEAEEQQQKILQDLLLLRVQEEIDELGNICSDCFAP, encoded by the exons ATGGGCCTGTCGAAGCGAGTGTCGCTGTGGACGGTGCAGGAAGTGCTGCAGTGGCTGCAGGAGCAGCATCCGTCCCAGATGGGCACGCTGCATAAGGCCATCATCAAACACGACATATCGG GCAGAGTGTTACTGAGATTAAAGGACCGTCACCTGGAGCTTCTCGGGGTGGaagctgaggagcagcagcagaaaatctTGCaggacctcctcctcctcagagttCAGGAAGAAATCGATGAACTCGGTAACATCTGCTCTG ACTGTTTTGCTCCgtag